In Janthinobacterium sp. 67, a genomic segment contains:
- a CDS encoding YDG domain-containing protein has translation MHNHVQHASLFILTPPYAPPLRRTALALLLAGCFGAAQANPALPQVVNGQATFNQQGNIFSITNTPNTIINWQSFSIHAGEITRFIQQNGNSAVLNRITGQDPSKILGSLESNGKVFLINPNGIVFGQGAKVDVNGLVASSLGMTNEDFLAGKRQFTAGGVAGAVGNAGTINAGKGGQVLLIAPNVENTGIITAPNGEVILAAGRSVQLADPGNPQLRVLVSAPSDQALNLGQIIAQGGSIGMAGALVSQRGVLNANSAVVGEHGKIVLKASGKALLEAGSVTSATGAAGKGGDIQVLGEQVGLLGNAKVDASGATGGGTVLLGGDYQGKNAAVQNARQVLVGKDASVAADGIDSGNGGKVIAWGNESAQVHGSISARGGAQGGDGGVVETSGHYLAVDGIRVNTGAARGKRGNWLLDPYDINVVAGGAGQLGDVDQFADAPATGSSNIGADLISGASSNVMLQATHRINFNSAISMTQSGIGLTARAGETINVNSSITTNGGSVTLLANDASSGTPYGAGSIVNLAAPISTNGGSVALSGASVGGAGVVNVGSGNLALTSNIQDGTIDLTGSGDQLFGSGNVGQTVTLQADNIGINGKLNFGGTAGSANVIIKPLSSSRSIDLGTKSGTALGLNAVELAGISAASLTIGDGTNTAGIRISDTLARAGDLHLNSGSAITATSAVTVDGSFVLDGGNWVQNGAALPGFSARSFAIGSGASFLRVTGGDGASSPYLIADIYGLQGIASLGLGNNYRLAGNLDASGTVNWNNGQGFVPIGGGSGFSGVFDGGGFTLSNLVIDRSQVPGSAAGLFGTVQGGTLRNLILSGGSVAGTANVGALAGNVVSGTIENVNSSVAVSGQRNVGGLVGSNGGAVTMSSSSGAVTGVNADGGGAIGGLAGWNASGASIATSYATGVVTGAREMIGGLVGNNQGALSQSYATGNVSGARSIGGLVGLNGGSIDDAYASGAVGRAATADPILTRENMGGLVGESTGSVSHVFSSGAVTGDGYADVGAVAGRVSAGSPFSYGFFNYETSLVQAGGGGSTGLSTAQMRQQASFNDYNFSSVWRIYEGYTTPMLKAFLKPLQVNLSGNAAGKVYDGQLAAFLGSIGYVGLLDGDTGVNGSLGYGSNARNVGSYAATGLWSTKYDITLGGTTTFAITPRALTVSIGGNGKVYDGTLGYDGASFVLGNLVTGDNISASGSAAFLDKNVGGSKAVHASGLALVGNELGNYSLTATTADGTAAITARLLNYGVSGAQSRVYDGTLQAALNGYFEGLATGDQVGMEGLQGSFRDKNVGTGKTVDYQVSTGHLTGADAGNYVLNGNAGSTTADITARTLNVNISGVNKTYDGTTGAQVNFGDDRIQGDVLTVAGNAAFGNKNAGTGKAVNVTNVALSGGDAGNYVLGSNAGSTTADIAARTLNVSFNGVNKTYDGTTGAQVGFGDDRIQGDTLSVSGSAAFGNRNAGTGKTVNVTNVALSGGDAGNYMLGSNVGSTTADIAARTLNVSFNGVNKTYDGTTGAQVSFGDDRIQGDVLTVAGNAAFGNKNAGAGKAVNVSNVGVSGTDAGNYVLSSNAGSTTSDIGARALNLSGVAGGKVYDGTTAAQLSLGDDRVAGDILTASAVANFADKNVGAGKAVQLSGATVTGADAGNYFIVLPTGLLASITPASLTLAGVSAAGKVYDGTTSATVSASANGVLGQDVVSVVGGSGSFADKNAGAGKLVTASGFRLAGADAGNYTLETTGGTAQASIAQKQLSTWVGSGNGLWSDAANWDGGVVPEGSNVLAVDFSNSKGTVTYSAAAGNTILKNLNSATGLLLTGGSLTLGESALDRSVLGGLAGLEINGGSLLLNGSLSADRYAQGGGLLSGNGNLLIANSFNQTAGAIRLAGQLAITQAAGDLRFASLAANTVQLSALNGAIAQDGALLAGSVAAQARDGIVLGNAGNQVGSFTASNSAGGGIALNNTSAPGTLTLGTLVTGAGNIAIDNTGGVAAGNINANGGNVSVTAHSPVTVNGKIAGNDITLNASTDVLLGDGAQLAAARDISVVAGGDIRVGGNATIAGAGNFSAIAGTNVRFADTASVTLPAAGSIGVLAKTGSITGDAGVRVNRQRSGVTLLAPNGAVNMADAIFLPATTIDKPVIDTVTSAAIDDALRIIKQADRANDALASTSPTTADDKKKDSKEVAGATDKPTGYKFDEPTKKMYCN, from the coding sequence ATGCACAACCACGTCCAGCACGCCTCCCTTTTCATCCTGACGCCACCCTATGCGCCGCCCCTGCGCCGCACGGCGCTGGCGCTGCTGCTGGCCGGCTGTTTCGGCGCCGCGCAAGCCAACCCCGCCTTGCCGCAGGTGGTCAACGGCCAAGCGACGTTCAATCAGCAGGGCAACATCTTTTCGATCACGAACACGCCCAACACCATCATCAACTGGCAGAGCTTTTCCATCCATGCGGGCGAAATCACGCGCTTCATCCAGCAAAACGGCAATAGCGCCGTACTGAACCGCATCACGGGACAAGACCCCAGCAAGATCCTGGGCAGCCTGGAATCGAACGGCAAGGTCTTCCTGATCAACCCGAACGGCATCGTCTTCGGCCAGGGCGCGAAAGTGGACGTGAACGGGCTGGTCGCGTCCAGCCTGGGCATGACGAACGAGGATTTCCTGGCGGGCAAGCGCCAGTTCACGGCCGGCGGCGTGGCCGGCGCCGTCGGCAATGCGGGTACCATCAATGCGGGCAAGGGCGGGCAAGTGCTCTTGATCGCGCCGAACGTGGAAAACACGGGCATCATCACGGCGCCGAACGGCGAAGTGATCCTGGCGGCCGGGCGCAGCGTGCAGCTGGCCGACCCCGGCAATCCGCAATTGCGCGTGCTCGTCTCGGCACCAAGCGACCAGGCGCTGAACCTGGGCCAGATCATCGCCCAGGGCGGCAGCATCGGCATGGCCGGCGCGCTGGTCAGCCAGCGCGGCGTGCTCAATGCCAACAGCGCCGTCGTCGGCGAGCATGGCAAGATCGTGCTCAAGGCCAGCGGCAAGGCGCTGCTCGAAGCGGGCAGCGTCACCAGCGCCACGGGCGCGGCGGGCAAAGGCGGCGACATCCAGGTGCTGGGCGAGCAGGTGGGCTTGCTGGGCAATGCGAAGGTCGACGCCAGCGGCGCCACGGGCGGCGGCACGGTCTTGCTGGGCGGCGACTACCAGGGCAAGAACGCGGCCGTGCAGAATGCGCGCCAAGTGCTCGTCGGCAAGGATGCCAGCGTCGCTGCCGATGGCATCGACAGCGGCAATGGCGGCAAGGTCATCGCCTGGGGTAATGAATCGGCCCAGGTGCACGGCAGCATTTCCGCGCGCGGCGGCGCGCAAGGCGGCGACGGCGGTGTCGTGGAAACGTCCGGCCACTACCTGGCCGTCGACGGCATCCGCGTCAATACGGGCGCGGCGCGTGGCAAGCGCGGCAACTGGCTGCTTGATCCGTATGATATCAATGTGGTGGCCGGCGGCGCCGGCCAGCTGGGCGACGTGGACCAGTTCGCCGACGCGCCGGCCACCGGCAGCAGCAACATCGGCGCCGACCTCATCTCCGGCGCCAGCAGCAATGTCATGCTGCAAGCCACGCATCGCATCAATTTCAACAGCGCCATCAGTATGACGCAGTCCGGCATAGGCTTGACCGCCAGGGCGGGTGAGACGATCAACGTCAACTCATCGATCACCACCAACGGCGGTAGCGTCACGCTGCTGGCCAACGATGCCAGCAGTGGCACACCTTACGGTGCCGGTTCGATTGTCAACCTGGCCGCGCCGATCAGCACGAATGGCGGCAGCGTTGCCCTGTCCGGTGCCAGCGTGGGCGGTGCTGGCGTGGTCAATGTGGGCAGCGGAAATCTGGCCCTGACCAGCAATATCCAGGACGGCACTATCGACCTGACCGGCAGCGGTGACCAGTTGTTCGGTAGCGGTAACGTTGGCCAAACAGTGACGTTGCAGGCAGATAATATCGGCATTAACGGGAAGCTCAACTTTGGCGGCACGGCCGGCAGCGCGAACGTGATCATCAAGCCGCTGAGCAGTTCGCGCAGCATCGACCTGGGCACCAAATCGGGCACAGCCCTCGGCCTGAACGCGGTCGAGCTGGCCGGCATCTCGGCCGCATCGCTGACCATCGGCGACGGCACGAACACGGCTGGCATACGGATATCGGATACGCTTGCCAGGGCTGGCGACCTGCACCTCAATTCAGGTTCCGCCATCACGGCCACAAGCGCCGTGACGGTGGACGGCAGCTTTGTGCTCGACGGCGGCAACTGGGTGCAAAACGGGGCGGCCTTGCCAGGATTTAGCGCCAGAAGCTTTGCCATCGGCAGCGGCGCCAGCTTCCTGCGCGTGACCGGCGGCGACGGCGCCTCCTCGCCCTACCTGATCGCCGATATCTACGGCTTGCAAGGCATTGCCAGCCTGGGTCTAGGCAACAACTATCGCCTGGCCGGCAATCTCGACGCCAGCGGCACCGTGAACTGGAACAATGGCCAAGGCTTCGTGCCGATTGGCGGCGGCAGCGGTTTTTCCGGCGTGTTCGATGGCGGCGGATTTACGCTCAGCAATTTGGTGATCGACCGCAGCCAAGTGCCAGGTTCGGCGGCAGGCCTGTTTGGTACCGTGCAGGGCGGCACCTTGCGCAACCTGATCCTGAGCGGCGGCAGCGTCGCCGGCACGGCGAACGTGGGCGCGCTGGCCGGCAATGTGGTCAGCGGCACTATCGAGAACGTGAACAGCAGCGTGGCCGTCAGCGGCCAGCGCAATGTCGGCGGCCTGGTGGGCAGCAACGGCGGCGCCGTCACCATGTCCAGCAGCAGCGGCGCCGTCACCGGCGTCAATGCCGATGGCGGCGGCGCCATCGGCGGCCTGGCGGGATGGAATGCGTCCGGCGCCAGCATCGCGACTTCGTATGCCACCGGCGTGGTGACGGGCGCGCGTGAAATGATCGGCGGCCTGGTCGGCAACAACCAGGGCGCGTTGAGCCAGTCTTATGCCACCGGCAATGTCAGCGGCGCGCGCAGCATCGGCGGCCTGGTGGGCCTGAACGGCGGCAGCATCGACGATGCGTACGCCAGCGGCGCCGTGGGCCGGGCCGCCACTGCCGATCCCATCCTGACCAGGGAAAACATGGGCGGGCTGGTCGGTGAAAGCACGGGCAGCGTCAGCCATGTCTTCAGCAGCGGCGCCGTGACTGGCGACGGCTATGCGGACGTGGGCGCGGTGGCCGGCCGCGTGTCCGCCGGCTCCCCGTTCAGCTATGGTTTTTTCAATTATGAAACGTCGCTGGTGCAGGCCGGTGGCGGCGGCTCCACCGGCCTCAGTACGGCGCAGATGCGGCAGCAGGCCAGCTTCAACGACTACAATTTCAGCAGCGTGTGGCGCATCTACGAAGGCTATACGACGCCGATGCTGAAGGCTTTCCTGAAGCCGCTGCAAGTGAACCTGTCGGGCAACGCCGCAGGCAAGGTCTACGATGGCCAGCTGGCCGCCTTCCTCGGCTCGATCGGCTATGTGGGATTGCTTGATGGCGACACGGGCGTCAATGGCAGCCTCGGCTACGGCAGCAATGCGCGCAACGTGGGCAGCTATGCGGCGACGGGCCTTTGGTCGACCAAGTACGACATCACCCTGGGCGGCACGACGACCTTCGCCATCACGCCGCGCGCGCTGACGGTGAGCATCGGCGGCAACGGCAAGGTCTATGACGGCACACTCGGTTACGACGGCGCCAGTTTCGTGCTGGGCAATCTGGTGACGGGCGACAACATCAGCGCCAGCGGCAGCGCCGCCTTCCTCGACAAGAACGTGGGCGGCAGCAAGGCCGTGCACGCCAGCGGCCTGGCCCTGGTCGGCAATGAACTGGGCAACTACAGCCTGACCGCGACGACGGCGGACGGTACGGCGGCCATCACGGCGCGCCTGCTGAACTATGGCGTCTCGGGTGCGCAAAGCCGCGTCTACGACGGTACCTTGCAGGCGGCCCTGAACGGCTACTTCGAAGGTCTCGCGACGGGCGACCAGGTCGGCATGGAAGGCTTGCAGGGCAGCTTCCGCGACAAGAATGTCGGCACCGGCAAAACGGTCGATTATCAGGTATCGACCGGCCACCTGACGGGTGCCGATGCGGGCAACTATGTGCTCAATGGAAATGCTGGCAGCACGACGGCCGACATCACGGCACGCACCTTGAACGTCAATATCAGTGGCGTCAACAAGACCTACGATGGCACGACAGGCGCGCAGGTGAACTTCGGCGACGACCGTATCCAGGGCGACGTCCTGACGGTGGCGGGCAATGCCGCGTTTGGCAACAAGAATGCGGGCACCGGCAAGGCCGTCAATGTCACGAACGTGGCGCTGAGCGGCGGCGATGCTGGCAACTATGTACTGGGCAGCAATGCTGGCAGCACCACGGCCGATATCGCGGCGCGTACCCTGAACGTGAGTTTCAACGGCGTCAACAAGACGTATGACGGCACGACGGGCGCGCAAGTCGGCTTTGGCGACGACCGCATCCAGGGCGATACCTTGAGCGTGAGCGGCAGCGCCGCCTTTGGCAACAGGAACGCAGGGACTGGAAAAACCGTCAATGTCACGAATGTGGCGCTGAGCGGTGGCGATGCGGGCAACTATATGCTGGGCAGCAATGTCGGTAGCACCACGGCCGATATCGCGGCACGTACCCTGAACGTGAGCTTTAATGGCGTCAACAAGACGTATGACGGCACGACCGGCGCGCAGGTGAGCTTTGGCGACGACCGTATCCAGGGCGACGTCCTGACGGTGGCGGGCAATGCCGCATTTGGCAACAAGAATGCGGGTGCCGGCAAGGCCGTCAATGTAAGCAATGTGGGCGTGAGCGGTACCGATGCAGGCAACTATGTGCTGAGCAGCAATGCTGGCAGCACCACGTCCGACATTGGTGCGCGCGCGCTGAACCTGTCCGGCGTGGCGGGCGGCAAGGTCTACGATGGCACGACGGCTGCGCAGCTGAGCCTGGGTGATGACCGTGTCGCCGGCGACATCTTGACTGCCTCGGCAGTCGCCAACTTTGCGGACAAGAACGTGGGTGCCGGCAAGGCGGTGCAGCTGAGCGGCGCGACCGTGACGGGCGCCGATGCGGGCAATTATTTTATCGTCTTGCCGACAGGCTTGCTGGCCAGTATCACGCCCGCCAGCCTGACCCTGGCAGGCGTGAGCGCGGCCGGCAAGGTGTATGACGGCACGACTTCCGCCACCGTCAGCGCGTCGGCGAACGGCGTGCTGGGTCAGGATGTGGTCAGCGTGGTGGGCGGCAGCGGCAGCTTTGCCGACAAGAACGCGGGTGCCGGAAAACTGGTGACGGCCAGCGGCTTCCGTCTGGCGGGCGCCGATGCGGGCAACTATACCCTGGAGACGACGGGCGGCACGGCGCAGGCATCGATTGCACAAAAACAATTGTCCACCTGGGTCGGCAGCGGCAACGGTCTGTGGAGCGATGCGGCCAACTGGGACGGCGGCGTGGTGCCGGAAGGCTCGAACGTGCTGGCCGTCGACTTTAGCAATAGCAAGGGCACCGTTACCTACAGCGCGGCGGCCGGCAACACCATTCTGAAAAACCTGAACTCGGCGACGGGTTTGCTGTTGACGGGCGGCAGCTTGACCTTGGGTGAAAGCGCGCTGGACCGCTCCGTGCTGGGCGGCCTGGCTGGTCTGGAAATCAACGGCGGCAGCTTGCTGCTGAACGGCAGCCTGTCGGCGGACCGCTATGCGCAGGGCGGCGGCCTGCTGAGCGGCAATGGCAACCTGCTCATCGCCAACAGCTTCAATCAGACTGCCGGCGCCATCCGGCTGGCGGGCCAGCTGGCCATCACGCAAGCGGCTGGCGACTTGCGCTTCGCCAGCCTGGCGGCGAACACCGTACAGCTGAGCGCCTTGAACGGCGCCATCGCCCAGGACGGCGCGCTGCTCGCCGGCAGCGTGGCTGCGCAAGCGCGCGATGGCATCGTGCTGGGCAATGCTGGCAACCAGGTGGGCAGTTTTACCGCCAGCAATAGCGCAGGGGGCGGCATTGCGCTGAACAATACCTCGGCGCCGGGCACCTTGACCCTGGGAACGCTGGTCACGGGCGCGGGCAATATCGCCATCGACAATACGGGCGGCGTCGCGGCTGGCAATATCAATGCGAATGGCGGCAACGTCAGCGTGACGGCGCACAGCCCCGTCACCGTCAACGGCAAGATCGCGGGCAATGACATCACGCTCAATGCCAGCACGGACGTGCTGCTGGGCGATGGTGCGCAGCTGGCCGCCGCGCGCGACATCAGCGTGGTGGCTGGCGGCGATATCCGCGTCGGCGGCAATGCGACTATCGCTGGCGCCGGCAATTTCAGCGCCATCGCGGGGACCAATGTGCGCTTTGCGGACACGGCCAGCGTCACCTTGCCGGCAGCGGGCAGCATCGGCGTGCTGGCGAAAACGGGCAGCATCACGGGCGACGCGGGCGTGCGCGTCAATCGCCAGCGCAGCGGCGTGACCCTGCTGGCACCGAATGGCGCGGTGAACATGGCGGACGCCATCTTCCTGCCCGCCACGACCATCGACAAGCCCGTGATCGACACCGTCACGAGCGCGGCCATCGACGATGCCTTGCGCATCATCAAGCAAGCCGACCGCGCCAATGATGCGCTCGCGTCGACTTCGCCCACCACGGCTGACGATAAAAAGAAAGACAGCAAGGAGGTTGCCGGTGCCACAGATAAACCAACAGGATACAAATTCGATGAACCTACTAAAAAAATGTACTGCAATTAA
- a CDS encoding ShlB/FhaC/HecB family hemolysin secretion/activation protein has product MTYRLVHLLAGSALLFAVGAAGAAAPMDDAAPAAQEDGVPRFEIRRFDVQGNTLLAPAQVQALLAPFTGVQRDFSDIARAVEALETAYRERGYSAVQVQLPEQELEQGVVRLNVLQTPLGKLAISGNTHVDEANVRRALPALREGETPNLPALSQNLRLANENPARKIEVRLQADEPAGAIDAIVTVADEKPWKAMLNVDNTGNAQTGKTHVGVVLQHANLFGLDHVASLQYTSSLEKPDKVGVYGAGYHLPLYALGDSMDFFASYSNVDSGSVSAGIFDLAVSGQGSMAGIRYNQNFARSGDFEPKLVYGVDYKAYRNSVQLFGMELGADVTVHPLSVSYIGNWTLPTGETSVAVTFAHNIPGGKHGAQADFDRVRAHAKAAYNTLRLSASSGRVLANDWQWRALVNAQVTPDALVPGEQFGAGGASSVRGFAEREVSNDSGVNLNLELYTPNWCGEALGFQCRALAFHDTAWLRRNHALPGESASQGVSSGGLGLRLLLSRYANLQLDYAHVVNGGDTGQRGANRLHFRLALAY; this is encoded by the coding sequence ATGACATATCGTTTGGTGCACCTGCTTGCGGGTTCCGCGCTGCTGTTCGCCGTCGGCGCCGCCGGCGCTGCCGCTCCTATGGATGATGCCGCTCCTGCCGCGCAGGAAGACGGCGTGCCGCGCTTCGAGATCCGCCGCTTCGACGTCCAGGGCAATACCCTGCTCGCGCCCGCGCAGGTGCAAGCCTTGCTGGCGCCTTTTACGGGAGTGCAGCGCGATTTTTCCGACATCGCCCGCGCCGTCGAGGCGCTGGAAACGGCCTACCGCGAGCGCGGCTACAGCGCCGTGCAGGTGCAATTGCCGGAACAGGAACTGGAACAGGGCGTGGTGCGCCTGAACGTGCTGCAAACGCCGCTGGGCAAGCTCGCCATCAGCGGCAACACGCATGTGGACGAGGCCAACGTGCGGCGCGCCTTGCCGGCCTTGCGCGAAGGCGAGACGCCGAACCTGCCGGCCCTGTCGCAAAATCTGAGGCTGGCCAATGAAAACCCGGCGCGCAAGATCGAAGTGCGTTTGCAAGCCGACGAGCCGGCGGGCGCCATCGACGCCATCGTCACGGTGGCCGATGAAAAGCCGTGGAAAGCCATGCTCAACGTGGACAATACGGGCAATGCGCAAACGGGCAAGACGCACGTGGGCGTGGTGCTCCAGCATGCCAACCTGTTCGGGCTCGACCATGTGGCCAGCCTGCAATACACGAGCAGCCTGGAAAAACCGGACAAGGTGGGCGTGTATGGCGCCGGCTACCATTTGCCCCTGTATGCGCTGGGCGACTCGATGGACTTTTTCGCCAGTTATTCGAACGTCGATTCGGGCAGCGTCTCGGCCGGCATCTTCGACCTGGCCGTCAGCGGCCAGGGCAGCATGGCCGGCATCCGCTACAACCAGAATTTTGCCCGCAGCGGCGACTTCGAACCCAAGCTCGTGTACGGCGTCGACTACAAGGCGTACCGCAACAGCGTGCAGCTGTTCGGCATGGAACTGGGCGCCGACGTCACCGTGCATCCGCTCAGCGTCAGCTACATCGGCAACTGGACCTTGCCCACGGGCGAGACCAGCGTGGCGGTCACCTTCGCGCACAATATCCCCGGCGGCAAGCACGGCGCGCAAGCCGATTTCGACCGGGTGCGCGCACATGCCAAGGCCGCCTACAACACCTTGCGCCTGAGCGCCAGCTCGGGGCGCGTGCTGGCCAACGACTGGCAGTGGCGCGCGCTCGTCAACGCGCAAGTCACGCCGGATGCGCTGGTGCCGGGCGAGCAGTTCGGCGCCGGCGGCGCGTCGTCCGTGCGGGGCTTCGCCGAGCGCGAAGTATCGAATGATTCGGGCGTCAACCTGAACCTGGAACTGTACACGCCGAACTGGTGCGGCGAGGCGCTCGGCTTCCAATGCCGCGCGCTGGCCTTCCATGACACGGCCTGGCTGCGCCGCAACCATGCGCTGCCCGGCGAAAGCGCGTCGCAAGGCGTCAGCAGCGGCGGCCTCGGCCTGCGTTTGCTGCTGAGCCGCTACGCCAACCTGCAACTCGATTACGCCCATGTCGTCAATGGCGGCGACACGGGACAGCGGGGCGCCAACCGCCTGCATTTCCGCCTCGCCTTGGCCTACTAG
- a CDS encoding CHASE2 domain-containing protein, with the protein MLGDWRMRAETPQLDRRIVIVDIDEQSLAKVGRFPWSRDVQARLVRQLAGHYGVAALGFDIAFPEADTSSGYAVLQGLAHGALAGVPGLPAQLEKLRPAMDYDGLFAEAMRGQPVVLGYSVSEQQRKGVLPKPAFTVADLNGRTVTAYVARGYEANIAPLQAAAQGAGIFTALTDADGVVRSSTLLQRIGDGYYPSLSLATVAVYLQARAIAPRFTGTADTLSARELASGGLEHIMLFTPRGALAIPVGEALTTTVQYRGAGGPDGGAFRYVSASDVLAGTVAPALLKGAIALVGTTAPGLNDIRATPVNAEYPGVEVHANLIKSMLDGRFKARPDYALALELVQILLFGLLLAGALAVLPPAGVMLATVGALAAAVGINLYLYAVHDLVLGGAVLLLLILALFIANLAWGYFFEVRKGRALVARFGEYVAPELVAEMADDPQRYTMEGENRELTVLFADVRGFTAISEQLAPAALREYINAYLTAMSEDIRDSHGGTLDKYIGDAVMAFWGAPVAFGDHASRAVASALLMQASAARLNRQFCARGWPALRIGIGLNTGPMHVGDMGSRIRRAYTVMGDSVNLAARLEGASKLYGVGIVVGEATRAAAPDFLYRELDRVRVVGKQEAVAIFEPRCLLADAPAAELAQLERWHAALASLRARDWAAAGAQLASLQADFPDDGLYRLYAARLAQYRNAPPSAGWDGVTELHSK; encoded by the coding sequence ATGCTGGGCGACTGGCGCATGCGTGCCGAGACGCCGCAGCTGGACCGCCGCATCGTCATCGTCGACATCGACGAACAAAGCCTGGCCAAGGTGGGCCGCTTTCCGTGGAGCCGCGACGTCCAGGCGCGCCTGGTGCGCCAGCTCGCCGGCCATTACGGCGTGGCCGCGCTGGGCTTCGATATTGCGTTTCCCGAAGCGGACACCAGTTCCGGCTACGCCGTGCTGCAAGGACTGGCGCATGGCGCACTGGCGGGCGTGCCCGGCTTGCCGGCGCAGCTGGAAAAGCTGCGCCCGGCCATGGACTACGATGGCCTGTTCGCCGAGGCCATGCGCGGCCAGCCCGTGGTGCTCGGCTACAGCGTCTCGGAGCAGCAGCGCAAGGGTGTGCTGCCCAAACCCGCCTTCACGGTCGCCGATTTGAACGGCCGCACGGTGACGGCCTACGTGGCGCGCGGCTACGAAGCCAATATCGCGCCCCTGCAGGCGGCCGCGCAGGGCGCCGGCATCTTCACGGCGCTGACCGATGCCGATGGCGTCGTGCGTTCCTCGACCCTGCTGCAGCGCATCGGCGACGGCTATTACCCGTCGCTGTCGCTGGCGACCGTCGCCGTCTACCTGCAGGCGCGCGCCATCGCTCCCCGTTTCACGGGCACGGCCGATACCCTCTCGGCGCGCGAACTGGCCAGCGGCGGCCTCGAACACATCATGCTGTTTACGCCGCGCGGCGCGCTGGCGATCCCCGTGGGCGAAGCCTTGACGACGACGGTGCAATACCGCGGCGCGGGCGGCCCCGATGGCGGCGCCTTCCGCTATGTCTCGGCGTCCGACGTGCTGGCCGGCACGGTGGCGCCGGCGCTGCTGAAGGGCGCCATCGCGCTGGTGGGCACGACGGCGCCCGGCTTGAACGATATCCGCGCCACGCCCGTGAATGCCGAATATCCGGGCGTGGAGGTGCACGCCAACCTGATCAAGTCCATGCTCGACGGGCGCTTCAAGGCGCGGCCCGACTATGCGCTGGCCCTGGAGCTGGTGCAGATACTGCTGTTTGGCCTGCTGCTGGCGGGCGCCTTGGCCGTGCTGCCGCCGGCTGGCGTGATGCTGGCCACCGTGGGCGCGCTGGCGGCCGCCGTCGGCATCAATCTGTACCTGTACGCCGTGCACGACCTGGTGCTGGGCGGCGCCGTGCTGCTGTTGCTGATCCTGGCGCTGTTCATCGCCAACCTGGCGTGGGGCTACTTTTTCGAGGTACGCAAGGGACGCGCGCTGGTGGCCCGCTTCGGCGAATATGTGGCGCCCGAACTGGTGGCCGAGATGGCCGACGATCCGCAGCGCTACACGATGGAAGGCGAAAACCGCGAACTGACGGTGCTGTTTGCCGACGTGCGCGGTTTCACGGCCATTTCCGAGCAGCTGGCGCCGGCCGCGCTGCGCGAATACATCAATGCATACCTGACGGCCATGTCGGAGGATATCCGCGACAGCCATGGCGGCACCTTGGACAAATACATCGGCGACGCCGTGATGGCGTTCTGGGGCGCGCCCGTCGCCTTTGGCGATCACGCCAGCCGCGCCGTGGCCAGCGCGCTGCTGATGCAGGCCAGCGCGGCGCGGCTGAACCGGCAGTTTTGCGCGCGCGGCTGGCCGGCGCTGCGCATCGGTATCGGCCTCAATACGGGGCCCATGCATGTGGGCGACATGGGTTCGCGCATCCGCCGCGCCTATACCGTGATGGGCGACAGCGTCAATCTGGCCGCACGCCTGGAAGGGGCCAGCAAGCTGTATGGCGTGGGCATCGTCGTGGGCGAGGCCACGCGCGCCGCGGCGCCGGATTTCCTGTACCGCGAGCTGGACCGCGTCAGAGTGGTCGGCAAGCAGGAAGCGGTGGCCATCTTCGAGCCGCGCTGCCTGCTGGCCGATGCCCCTGCCGCCGAGCTGGCGCAGCTCGAGCGCTGGCACGCGGCGCTGGCCAGTCTGCGCGCGCGCGACTGGGCGGCGGCGGGCGCGCAGCTGGCTAGCTTGCAGGCGGACTTCCCCGACGATGGCCTGTACCGCCTGTACGCGGCGCGCCTGGCGCAGTACCGCAATGCGCCGCCGTCCGCCGGCTGGGATGGGGTGACGGAATTGCACAGCAAATAG